The region TGCCGCGCGCCGAGCAGCGCGAACTGGCGCACTACCTCGATATCTCCGCGCTGCTGAACCGCTAGGCATTGTGATAGACCGACACCGAACGCAAGCCGCGCGACACTGTGGTGGCTATCACGCAGGCCAGCAGAATGCCGGGCAGTAGGGTGTATTCGCCGGTCATCTCAAACACCATCAACGCGGCCATGATTGGCGCGTGAGTGGTGGCGGCCAACAGGGTTGCCATGCCGGTCAACGCCATTAACAGCGGCACGGCAGCACCCAGTTCGGGCCAGGTGGCGCACAACTGCCCAACCACCGAACCCAGCGCAGCGCCGACAAACAGCGTTGGGGTGAACACGCCGCCGGGCGCGCCGGAACCACTGCTGGCAAGCACCGCCAGCAGCTTGCAGATCAATATGGCGCCGACCAGCAATACGCCGGGCGGTGCGCTGAGCAGAGACTGCACCACGCTGTAGCCATTGCCCCACACTTCAGGAAACAGCAGCGACAGCAAACCAACAATGAATCCGCCCAGCGCCAGTTGCAGCGGCGGCGTCAGGCGCAGTGAGCGGAACGCATGGCCGGAGGCCGACATCGCCCACAGGAACAGCGGGCCGCAGATGCCGGCCAGCACGCCGAGCAGCGCCATCAACAGATATTGCACCGGCCAGGGCGCAGGCAGGGGCTCCACCAAATACAGCGGCGCCTGGCCACCGTTGAGCAAATTAGTCACCAGCAGCGCGCTGACGGCGGCAATCACTACCGGGCCGAGCGAAGCCAGCATCAGAGTGCCAAACAGAATTTCGGCGATAAACAGGCTGCCCGCCAGCGGCGCGTGATAGGCGCTGGCCATACCGGCGGCGGCGCCGCAGGCTACCCACAGTTTCCACTCTTTTTCGTGGGTGAAACGTTGGGCGAATACCGATCCCACCAGCGCCGCCAGCAGGATCATCGCACCTTCGCGGCCGATAGCGCTGCCGCTGGACACCACCAGCAATGAAGCCAGGCATTTAACCAGGCTGGCGCTGACATCGAGTCGCCCGTCGCCGGTTTCTATCGCTTCCATATAATCGGTAGGCGCTATTTGCCGCTGATGTTGATAACGCTGATACACCCACAGCAACAAACCTGCCGCCAGGCCGCCCAGGGCCGGGGTTAAGGCTCGGCGCCAGCCCGGTAATGCGGCGGCGGCGGCCACCAGGCTGCCATCTTCGTGATCGAGCAATGCCCACTCCAGCCCGAGCATGGCGCGGTGAAACAGCCAAACGACCAACGCGGCGGCAATGCCCAGAAAGATGGCGATAAACAGGCGGCGCAGCAGGGCGCGATAGTGATGCAGGTGGACCAATCGTTTCATGAGTCGGTAAAATCGTGAGAAAAATGAAAGGTTCAGCTGAGCATTGTGCTTGCCGGTCCGGCCGAAGGCCAGAGAATCTTTGCAGATCCGCCGCCGGGATCGTGGTTTCAACTGAGAAGCGATAAATCCCTTTCATCTACTGTGACGTTGTCACCAAATGTTCAAATGATGCGTTTTTCGCCATGGAAAACAGGGAAGTAGACGCAGCTTACGGCAGCGTTCAACACGACGGGTATAATTTGATGACAATAAAAATCCAGAGCCAAACATCGCTATGACAACTAACGACTCATCTGCACCCCTCGCGCATCGCCCGCTGATTCTGATCGCCTGCATGCTGGCGATGTTTATGTCAGCCATCGAGGCGACGATTGTCGCCACGGCAATGCCGACCATCATTGGCGATCTCGGCGGTTTCTCGCTGCTGGGCTGGGTCTTTGCGGTCTATTTGCTGGCGCAGGCCATCACCATTCCGATCTATGGCCGGCTGGCGGATCTATTGGGCCGCAAGCGGGTATTTTTCTTTGGCGCATCGCTGTTTTTGCTGGGATCGGTGTTGTGCGGTTTTTCGCCCAACATGTACTGGCTGATTGGTTTTCGGTTGTTGCAGGGGCTGGGCGCCGGGGCGATTATGCCGATCGCGACCACCATTATCGGCGATATCTACAGCGCTACCGAGCGGCCGAAGGTCATGGGCTATCTGTCCAGCGTGTGGGGCGTGTCGGCAATCATAGGTCCGCTGCTGGGGGCGTTTATCGTCCAGCATTTGCCTTGGGCGCTGGTGTTCTGGGTCAATTTGCCGATCGGCCTGCTGGCGATGTTTTTCCTCGGCCGCTACCTGCCCCCCAGTAAACAGGTGCGCAAACACGCGCTGGATCTGGCGGGCACGGCGTGGCTGACGCTGTTTGTCGCGGCGCTGCTCATGTCGTTGCTGCAGGCGGAAAATCTGGGATGGTGGGTGTTGCCGCTGCTGTCGCTGGCGGCGGTGTCGCTGATGCTGCTGATCCGCCAGGAGCGCCGTGCGCCAGAGCCGTTGTTCCCGTTGGCGCTGTGGCAAAGCCGGGTGATTGTGGCCGGCAATGTTGGCGGGGTGGTGATCGGCGCGGCGATGATGGGGATCAGCGCTTTTCTGCCGACCTTTATTCAGGGCGTGATGGGCGGAACGCCGCTGGAAGCCGGAACCACGCTGGCGCTGATGTCGATTGGCTGGCCGCTGGCCAGCACCCTGAGCGGGCGGCTGATGCTGATGACGTCTTACCGTACCACTGCGTTGCTGGGGGCGCTGTTGCTGGTAGCCGGCGGATTGATCTTATTGCTGCTGCAGCCGAACGGCGGTCTGCTGTGGGGGCGGGTGGCGG is a window of Serratia plymuthica DNA encoding:
- the clcB gene encoding voltage-gated ClC-type chloride channel ClcB, with product MKRLVHLHHYRALLRRLFIAIFLGIAAALVVWLFHRAMLGLEWALLDHEDGSLVAAAAALPGWRRALTPALGGLAAGLLLWVYQRYQHQRQIAPTDYMEAIETGDGRLDVSASLVKCLASLLVVSSGSAIGREGAMILLAALVGSVFAQRFTHEKEWKLWVACGAAAGMASAYHAPLAGSLFIAEILFGTLMLASLGPVVIAAVSALLVTNLLNGGQAPLYLVEPLPAPWPVQYLLMALLGVLAGICGPLFLWAMSASGHAFRSLRLTPPLQLALGGFIVGLLSLLFPEVWGNGYSVVQSLLSAPPGVLLVGAILICKLLAVLASSGSGAPGGVFTPTLFVGAALGSVVGQLCATWPELGAAVPLLMALTGMATLLAATTHAPIMAALMVFEMTGEYTLLPGILLACVIATTVSRGLRSVSVYHNA
- a CDS encoding MDR family MFS transporter — protein: MTTNDSSAPLAHRPLILIACMLAMFMSAIEATIVATAMPTIIGDLGGFSLLGWVFAVYLLAQAITIPIYGRLADLLGRKRVFFFGASLFLLGSVLCGFSPNMYWLIGFRLLQGLGAGAIMPIATTIIGDIYSATERPKVMGYLSSVWGVSAIIGPLLGAFIVQHLPWALVFWVNLPIGLLAMFFLGRYLPPSKQVRKHALDLAGTAWLTLFVAALLMSLLQAENLGWWVLPLLSLAAVSLMLLIRQERRAPEPLFPLALWQSRVIVAGNVGGVVIGAAMMGISAFLPTFIQGVMGGTPLEAGTTLALMSIGWPLASTLSGRLMLMTSYRTTALLGALLLVAGGLILLLLQPNGGLLWGRVAAFMVGAGMGLCNTTFLVSVQNAAHHSIRGIATACTVFTRMVGSAIGTAILGATLNLNLQHRLPQTADPVQQLMEPAVRAAMTPEKLADVVQQVAASLHWVFLVSALISLLALAAAMLIPARHRPQGEGEEAEQA